Proteins from a single region of Flavobacterium sp. YJ01:
- a CDS encoding dialkylrecorsinol condensing enzyme DarA, with amino-acid sequence MKNVLVIYYTQSGQLESIAKNIAKPFLNSDEINLSFYEIQLEKPFPFPWNKESFFDAFPESFLQIPTALKTVPEAILNTKFDLVLFHYQVWYLSPSIPINSFLKSDEAKKILNNTPVVTISGSRNMWIMAQEKIKVLLKEANANLVGNVALVDRVGNLISVITIVEWMFSGVKKKYLGIFPLPGVSDKDIQESDLFGEIMLDSLQKNNFTELQPKLVNAGAVKISSYLVTVDRTANKIFNKWSNIIYKNQKNRKQLLKVFNVYLFLAIWLISPIVYILHLITYPLKLKSIKKETQYYQGV; translated from the coding sequence ATGAAAAATGTTCTCGTAATTTATTATACTCAATCTGGACAATTGGAATCTATTGCAAAAAACATTGCAAAACCATTTCTAAATTCAGATGAAATAAATCTTAGTTTTTACGAAATACAATTAGAAAAGCCTTTTCCTTTTCCATGGAATAAAGAATCTTTTTTTGATGCTTTCCCAGAATCTTTTTTACAGATTCCGACAGCATTAAAAACAGTTCCGGAAGCGATTTTAAACACAAAATTTGATTTGGTTTTATTTCATTATCAAGTTTGGTATTTATCACCTTCAATTCCGATTAATTCATTTTTGAAAAGTGATGAGGCCAAAAAAATCTTGAACAATACACCTGTTGTCACCATTAGTGGTTCTAGAAATATGTGGATTATGGCACAGGAAAAAATCAAAGTTTTGTTGAAAGAAGCCAATGCAAATTTGGTTGGAAATGTAGCTTTGGTAGATCGCGTTGGAAATTTAATTAGCGTTATTACAATTGTAGAATGGATGTTTTCTGGAGTTAAGAAAAAATATTTAGGTATTTTTCCGCTTCCAGGAGTTTCAGATAAAGACATACAAGAATCCGATCTATTTGGAGAAATCATGCTGGATTCTTTGCAAAAAAATAATTTTACCGAATTACAGCCAAAATTAGTCAACGCTGGAGCTGTAAAAATAAGTTCATATTTAGTGACTGTAGACAGAACGGCAAATAAAATTTTCAATAAATGGTCAAACATCATTTATAAAAATCAAAAAAACCGAAAACAGCTGCTTAAAGTATTTAATGTTTATTTATTCCTTGCGATATGGTTAATTTCACCAATAGTGTATATATTGCACCTTATTACCTATCCGCTTAAGTTAAAATCTATAAAAAAGGAAACTCAATATTATCAGGGAGTTTAG
- a CDS encoding beta-ketoacyl-ACP synthase III, producing the protein MFEVYITKAAKYLPNEAVSNDEMEAYLGLINDTASKARRIILRNNKITSRYYAVDKDGKSTHSNAELTKNAILPLFDQDFTPQDLEVLSCGTSTPDIFLPSHAAMVHGLLKNKSVELNSSTGVCCAGMNSLKFGYLSIKSGNSKNAICTGSEKVSTWLNAQKYNHEADNLKSLEEQPIIAFKKDFLRWMLSDGAGAFLLENKPRGPLSLKIEWMEAFSYAYELETCMYAGGDKLENGEIKSWSDYAPEQWLNESVFSIKQDVKLLDEFILSKGAESMKDAMDKNNIKSEDITYFIPHVSSNFFVEGLKKGLTEKGIGMSDDKWFMNLSRVGNVGSASIYLALEELMNAGNLKKGDKILLSVPESGRFSFAYAYLTVC; encoded by the coding sequence ATGTTTGAAGTATATATTACAAAAGCTGCAAAATATTTGCCAAACGAAGCTGTTTCTAATGACGAAATGGAAGCCTATTTAGGTCTTATCAACGATACTGCTTCAAAAGCAAGACGTATTATTTTGCGCAATAATAAAATTACAAGCCGATATTATGCTGTTGATAAAGATGGAAAAAGCACACACAGCAATGCCGAATTAACAAAAAATGCAATTTTACCGTTATTCGATCAAGATTTTACACCTCAAGATTTAGAAGTGCTTTCATGCGGAACTTCAACTCCTGATATCTTTTTGCCTTCGCATGCTGCGATGGTTCATGGTTTGCTAAAAAATAAATCGGTTGAATTAAATTCTTCTACTGGAGTTTGCTGTGCTGGAATGAATTCCTTGAAATTCGGGTATCTTTCAATAAAATCTGGAAATTCAAAAAACGCAATCTGCACAGGATCAGAAAAAGTTTCAACTTGGCTGAATGCTCAAAAATACAATCACGAAGCTGATAATTTAAAAAGTCTAGAAGAACAGCCAATTATTGCTTTCAAAAAGGATTTCTTACGATGGATGCTTTCTGATGGTGCAGGTGCTTTCTTATTAGAAAATAAACCACGCGGACCACTTTCTCTAAAAATAGAATGGATGGAAGCTTTTTCGTATGCATACGAATTAGAAACCTGCATGTACGCTGGAGGAGATAAATTAGAAAACGGAGAAATCAAAAGTTGGAGCGATTATGCACCAGAACAATGGTTAAACGAATCTGTTTTCTCAATTAAACAAGATGTAAAATTATTAGATGAATTTATCCTGTCTAAAGGTGCGGAAAGCATGAAAGACGCAATGGATAAAAACAACATCAAATCTGAAGATATTACTTATTTTATTCCTCACGTTTCTTCTAACTTTTTTGTGGAAGGTTTAAAGAAAGGATTAACAGAAAAAGGAATCGGAATGAGCGATGATAAATGGTTCATGAATCTTTCTAGAGTTGGAAATGTTGGTTCTGCCTCTATCTATCTGGCTTTGGAAGAATTAATGAATGCTGGAAACCTGAAAAAAGGAGATAAAATTCTTTTATCAGTTCCAGAAAGCGGAAGGTTTTCTTTCGCGTATGCGTATTTAACAGTTTGCTAA
- a CDS encoding ABC transporter permease: MILNTGVDIQNYLPHRAPMLMVDLILDIDANFVETIFLIKEDNIFVQNNVFIEAGLIENTAQTCSSIVGKKYFFDEDGTENENVNVIGFISALKNVKIHSLPKVGETIITKANLVSKFAGDDYTLCTMSCNSSVEDQILLECEINLFIQKTVSIVE; the protein is encoded by the coding sequence ATGATTTTGAATACCGGAGTTGACATACAAAATTATTTACCGCACCGAGCGCCAATGCTTATGGTTGATTTAATTTTGGATATCGATGCCAACTTCGTAGAAACCATATTTTTGATAAAAGAAGACAATATTTTTGTTCAGAATAATGTTTTTATTGAAGCTGGTTTAATTGAAAATACGGCGCAGACTTGTTCGTCTATTGTTGGAAAAAAATACTTTTTTGACGAAGACGGAACAGAAAATGAAAACGTAAATGTAATTGGATTTATCAGTGCCTTAAAAAATGTAAAAATTCATTCGCTGCCAAAAGTTGGCGAAACTATAATTACCAAAGCAAATTTAGTTTCAAAATTTGCAGGAGACGATTACACATTATGCACGATGAGCTGCAACAGTTCTGTCGAAGATCAGATACTCTTAGAATGCGAAATCAACTTGTTTATTCAAAAAACGGTTTCAATTGTTGAGTAA